The DNA segment CCACAATTCCCTTTATCAGCGCAGAACTGAAACCAGCGTGTTCCATTTCGTTCAGTCCGGTGATGGTGCAGCCTTTAGGCGTAGTTACCTTATCAATTTCACTTTCAGGATGTGTTCCATTCTGAATGATGAGTTCTGATGCCCCTTTCATGGTCTGACTGACAATGGCCGTGGCGGTCTTGGCATCAAAACCTACTTCTATTCCACCTTGTATCATGGCGCGCATAAAACGCAGCACGTAGGCAATGCCACAAGCACCCAAAATGGTGGCAGCTTCCATCAGACTTTCATCGATATAAAGCGTAGAACCGATCTTATCGAACAAAGAGGTGATGTAATTCCGCTGCTCGGCAGAAGCACCGTTATCGCAGATCATGGTCATGCTTTCATTCACATCGGCAGCCGTGTTTGGCATGGCCCGAAAGGTCGGTAACGATTTTCCACTCCACTCTGCCAGTTCGCTAAGTGTGATTCCTGTGGCCAGACAGACCACAATATGTTTTTCATTCAGCGAAGCACCGATTTCCTTCAAGATCGGTTTGACATTGTAAGGCTTCACGCCAAGCACGATCACCTCCGCTTGGGTAACAGCTGCCACATTATCGGCAGTGATCACCACTCCTTTGCCTCCAAGCTCACTCAACGATCTGATATTTCTGCGCGTAGCGATCAGATTTTCGGCTTCAAAACCATCATCCAATAATCCATGTGCAATGGTCAATCCAAGGTTTCCGCAACCGATAATGGCAATTTTCTTCTCTTCCATGATCAATATTTCCTGCTGGCGAATTTACGCACAACAATGCTGAATGGAGGACTAAAGGCCAAAGGTGACGCTTATCACATTTAAAGATGCTTGAGCGATCTACATTCACGCCCTCAACCTTTGTACAATGAAACATCTACTTACCGTTTTCCTTCTTGCTGCAACGCTATCTGTATTCGGACAGACGCATTTCAACCTTTCTATTGAAGAAGTATCGCTTACAGATGCTCCGGGTCTACAATCCTTCGTAGTTGGCCAATATCAAGGCAAATGGCTGCTGATTGGCGGTAGAACGGATGGTTTGCATCAACGCCAGCCCTTCGCTTCTTTTTTGGCTTCAGGCAATAACCTGATGGCTTACGTGGTTGACCCTGTCAATCTTCAGCATTGGTCTGTTTCGCTTTCCAGTCTTCCAACAGCCATGTATGAGCAGTTGCAAAGCACGAACATGTCCTTCATTCAGCGCGATACGGTGCTATACATCGTTGGTGGTTATGGCTACAGCGCAACCGCTGGCGACCACATCACCTACGGACAACTTACCGCAGTGAACGTACCTACGTTGATGTTTCGGATCATGAACGATGGCGACATCACAGGGCAATTCCGTTCACTCAGTAACTCAAACATGGCCGTAACGGGCGGTTACATGGGTTTGATGGATGACACCTTTTATCTTGTTTGCGGACAGTATTTCGAAGGCCGCTACAACCCGATGGGACCGAACAATGGACCAGGATTCATTCAGGAATACACAGAAGCCATTCGCAAATTTAACATCACGGATAGTGGTTCTGTGCTTGGCATTACCAATTACACCGAGACCGTAGACAGCGAAAACCTTCACCGAAGAGATTACAACATGGTTTCTCAGATTTTTCCGAATGGCGATGAAGGTTTTACCGTCTTCTCGGGTGTGTTTCAACCAACGGTGGATCTTCCTTGGCACAACACGGTTGATGTGACGGCTACTGGCTACACGGTCAACAACAATTTCGATCAATTATTGAATCAATATCATTCGGCCAACTTGCCAATTTATGATGCAGTGAACAATGAAATGCACACGCTTTTCTTCGGAGGAATCAGTCGCTACCACTATGATGTGACCACTGGCAATCTGATAGACGACCAGAATGTTCCCTTCGTGAAATCAATCAGTTTGGTTACCCGTCATAGCGATGGCAGCATGGACGAAACACAATTGGAATTGCAGATGCCAGGCTTTTTGGGTTCAGGTGCTGAGTTTATCCCTGTAGAAAATGTGTCGTTCATCAATACCGAAATTCTTGAACTGAATACGTTGCAGCCAGAGCAGCCAACATTGGTCGGCTATATCTATGGCGGTATTGAAAGCACGGCTGAGAACATCTTTTTCATCAACACAGGAACTCAAAGCCAAGCAAGCGGGCGCTTATTCAAAGTGTTCATCACTGCTACAGAGACCACGGGCGTTGGCGCTACAGAGGTAACTGCCAATGATGTTTTTCAACTGGAAGCCTTTCCGAATCCTGCCACCCAAATACTCAACGTAAAAGTGTCTTCTGCTTACCGCACAGTCGGAACCGTTGAATTACTCGACACAGCGGGGAAACTGGTAAACAGCAACCAACTGAACCTTCAGAAAGACCACAGCGGAACTGTTCAATTCGACTGTTCGAAGCTGAAGAAAGGGAATTACAGCGTACGATTCAGCAATGGGGCTTTTTCAACAGCAAAGCAGGTGATCATTGCGCGATAACGCTACTTTTAGTTGGTCAAAAACGACCAGCTATTAGTTAGACAATCGTATTCATGAAGGCTGTTTTCGTGTTCCTTAAGGTTATTCCAATGGCACTTTGCTTGATTGGAATGACGGGTTGCACAAAGGACACGACCGAAACATGCTCCGAACAAACCACCACTGCGAATTTTAGCGTCAACGGTTCCGATTTTAATTCCTTGCAGGATAAGACATGGCTGCATTCTGGCGACTTGAATTCACTCTTATTCATGCAAGCTGAAGCAAATGGCGATCAGTACGTGGTCAACGTCATATTTGTAGGAGATACCATCGGAACCTACCGGCTACTGGGCATCAACGCTACCAACCGCGCTTCCTATTTTGCGCCAGGCATTAACGGAACCACTTTTCCAGATACGGTGATTCCAGGAACGCTCGTTATCACCAACTTTGATTCGGAACCAGCTTGCCTTTCAGGACATTATTCATTCGCTGTTGATACGCTCATAGTTTCGGGCGAATTCCAGAGTCTACGGCCGGATTAGACCAAACTCCTTCGCAATCCAATAGGTGGAGTGAAAACCGATATCTACTGAGAACAACCCATCGCTGCCGCCTTGGTCTTCGCCAGCACCTACATTCACAGCCAAGGCGTGGCCCATTCCTTTGAATTCGTATTGAACAATCCATTCAGTTCCTGATGTATCAGCCCAAGAACTGCGCTTCACCTTCTGATTGTCCTGAAAATTCTCCTCTACTTTTTCCGCTTCGCGATCAATCTCCTGCAAGCCTGTCCATTGCTCCACAATCTCATTGGCATTCTTTGGATTACACACAATATCATCCGTTCCCTGAAGTACAATCATCTTTGGATATTGTCCACGATAGCCACCATTGGCCAAGCGCACCCTCCTCGCCCATTCCCATGGCTTTCTGTCTACCCAACCGAACATGCTTCCAACACCTGAAATGATATTTCCAGAACCGAAAGGTCCGCCAGCGTAAGAGGCCACGCCCGAATAATCTCCCGGATATAAAGCTGCTGCCGTTACCGCCATCACAGCACCTGCAGAAACACCCGTTATGCAAACGCGGCTTTCATCTACCGAATAGTTCGATTTCATGTATTCCACCGCCTGATGGATGGAAGCCACTTCGCCTTGGTCCAATTCCGTGTCTTTCCCATAAAACCAATTGAAGCAGCGATTGGCGTTGTTTGTCCCTTTCTGTTCGGGATAAGCAACAATAAACCCTTGTTCATCTGCCAGTTTATTCCAACCGCTTAGGCGCATCATGCCATGCGCATCTTGCGCGCAACCATGCAGAACCACCACCATCGGCACATTTCCTTCGGGAAGATTTTCGGGGATGTGCACAAACAGCCGCAACTTACCCTGGTTCTTTCCGAAGTTTTCAATTTCGGGCATGTCTTGCGCGTTTGCGCAGAACGAAAAAAGAAAAAGGGATATTGCGAAAAGGAAGCGAGGCATCGGTTGTATCTTCAACGCCAAAGCTGCTGAAAAGTATTCAATGCGTTTTACTCCACTGTCATTTTCCATCCTTCCACACACACTGATAATACTGGTGTTGTCTCTTGGAGCATGCCGTGATCATTCCACTACGCCATCAACTGATGGTGTCAATGAAGAAATGGTTGATTCTAGCGAATCGCTAGAAACAGTGTCGGTCATTCCGATACGCGGAATCTACACGGAGCCATTTCCAGATTCGGTAACCATCAAGGATTATTTCTGCACCATGGATAGCCTTGTGCTGCGCTACGATTCGCTGGAAACCTACCCGATAACCGAACACATCATTGTGCAGGCCAATCCGTGGATCATTGATTCTTTGGCTGCCACCGATTATTACGTTCTGAAAGCGCGAGGCATTTTCAATAACGACCAAAGATCGTTGGCAATCTTCAGGAAAGGTGACCGCTTGTTGATTCCAGATTCTGCCTATGCCTCAGAATTGAAACAGCGACTTGATTCCGTGCTGATTGACGTGAATGTGCACGAATACCGACTGCGTATTTTCTTAGGCAAAGACACACTTTACTCCTTCCCCGTTCGTGTTGGTCAGAATAAGACAAAATTCCTTCAGATGGCTGGATACGTGATGAGTTTACAGACCAACCTTGGCTCGGGTACAATCGTACGGATTGAGCGCGACCCAGCGTATATCAATCCCGTAAACGGCCACCGTTATTACACCACCCTCCGCGATGATGGACGAAGGACCAACTTACCGCAGATTCCATTTTTGGAGACGGAGTTGGACGGCATTCGTACGGGCGATATGATCCATCCGACCACCAACCCATCAACCTTAGGAAAAGCATGGTCTAACGGCTGTATCGGTACCCGAGAAGGCGATGCTTGGCGCATCTATTACCATGCTCCGTTGGGAACGCGGGTCACGGTGCGCTACGACTTGGATGTGGTTCAACCCAATGGCGATACGCTCCATCTGCCCAATATCTACGATCTGGTAAAGAAAAAGGCCTTAAATTGAGTTTTCATTAACATCAAATATTCAATACATGAGCAATCCAAAATTTCAAGTATTCAAAGGAGAAGACGACCAATTCTATTTCAGACTGAAAGCAGCCAATGGCGAAATCATCTGTGCCAGCCAAGGATACAGTACGAAGCAAAGTTGCCTGAACGGCATTGCAGCAATCAAATCGGTGGCCGCTGCCGCACCGATCGAAGAGCTTGATTAAATAGAGATCAAACAGTCATGTTTTCTGCTCTGTTGAAATTGCTATTCCTGCTTTTGCTAGGATTTAGTTGTTTATCAGCCTCTGCCCAAATGAGGGCTTCTGACATCAAGAAGATCGAATTTTATAGTGGAACCTTCACGTTTGAAGGAAAGCTTGGTTCATATAAAGTCAAAGAGCACAAACTTAAACCGCTGAATATTGACCCAACGGTTATTGTTACCGACAGCTCTCTTTTTGTTGGTTCAGAGTCGGCAGGAGTAACAGAAGTGACCGTCAAGGTACAAGAGGGTCTGCGCTATTTCGGTGGTGGCGAACAGTTCTCGAACATTGAATTGACTGGCAAGAAAGTGCCCTTCTTAGTGGAAGAAAATGGCATTGGCCGTGGCGATCGACCCGTTACACGAACCGCCAACCTTGCTGGTGTAGGCGGCCACGAATGGAGCGCCTACTGCCCTATTCCGCTGGTTATATCAACCGAAAACGCAGCATATCTGATTGAGAATGACTGCTACTCAGAGATAGACCTGTCCGTTGATGGAGAACTCACTTTCATCCTACACGATAACGAGTTGAGACTGCGAACGTTTGAAGCTGATTCCCCGAAGGAACTGTTAGGAAAAATCACTGCAGTCACTGGCCGAATGCCTGAGCTACCTGAATGGACCTACGGCACCATTCTCGGAATCCAAGGCGGAGCAGAACGAGTGACTCAATTGGTGAAGGATGCCAAGGATTACGGCAATCCGGTTTCTGCTATCTGGATACAGGATTGGGTTGGAAAGAAGCAGACAAATGTTGGTTCTCGCTTGCGCTGGGAATGGAAACCTGACGAAAACACCTACCCCAACTTCAAGCAATTCTGTGCGGATATGAACGCGCAGGACGTGAAAGTATTGGGCTACATTAATCCGTTCCTCTTAGAAGGCACCGAAATGACCAATGAAGCCTTGGAGAAAGGCTATGTCGTTCACAGAATGGATGGAAGCCCGTACCTCACTCCATTTGGTGGTTTCAAGGGATATATCATCGACCTTAGCAATCCAGCTACCAGAGAATGGATCAAGGACATCATCAAAACCAATATGATCGGTAACGGATTGAGCGGTTGGATGGCGGATTTTGCGGAGTACCTGCCATTCGACTGTAAGCTTCATTCTGGGCAAGACCCAAAAGATTACCACAACCGATTTGCTGCTGATTGGGCCAAGGTGAATCGCGAAGCTGTGGAAGAAGCAGGAAAATTAGGAGAAGTGGTCTTCTTCTCCCGTTCGGGATTTACTGGTTCTTCAGGTATTTCCACGCTGTTTTGGGCGGGCGACCAGATGGTTGAATTCGGAGAGAATGACGGACTTGGTTCGGCCGTTACTGCCATGCTTTCATCTGGGTTTAGCGGACTGGCCATAAATCACTCAGACATAGGTGGTTATACGGCTTACAAGTTTCCTTTTGTCAAGAACTATCTGAGAGATAAGGAAGTACTCTTCCGTTGGATAGAATTCGAGGCTTTCACTCCGCTTTTCCGCACACATGAAAGTGTTTTGCCAGAGGATGTCGTTCAAACCTACACCGACAGTTCCACTCAGGAATTCTTCGCCCGTTTTGGTAAGATTCACAAGGAACTGGAACCCTATTTCAAACAGTTGATCAAAGAAGCTTCCGAAACAGGCGTCCCCGTGATTCGGCATCCTTGGTTGGTGTATCCTAATGACACTAATTGTCTTGAAACCAATTACCAATTCTTTGTTGGTGATGATCTTCTTGTAATTCCTGTTACGGATCGAGGACAAACCTCTGTTCGTGGTTACTTTCCCAATGGGAAATGGGAACACTTCTTTACCAAGCAAGTGCTGGAAGGCGGTACTTGGCACGAGGTGGACGCACCGATTGGAACGCCTGCTGTGTTCATTAGAATAGGTTCAGATTTATTTTAGAATACTTGAACCTATGTAGCGTATTTGTGCGTTACAGATTTATATCTATACCTCAACCCCTATTAGAATGAATGAGAACGGAAAGAAGGTGCATGCCTTCAGAAATGATGCCCTTGGAGAACTGGATGCCGTGGGTATTGCCCAGCGAATCAAACAGAAAGAAATAAGTGCCAAAGAAGCAGTTGTCGCTTCCATGGAAAGGGCTCAGGCCATAAATCCGAACATCAATGCCATTGTGACGGAATTGTATGACCACGCGTTGAGTGAATCGGAAAAACCACATGATGGTCCGTTTGCAGGTGTGCCCATGTTCTTTAAAGATATGCTGATGATAAAGGGCGTTCCTGCCCATCATGGTACCACGGCCAACAGGAACATGAAGGCTTCTACGACCACTGATCCTATTGTAAAACAGATATACGCGCAGGGATTCATCAATATGGGTATGAGCACCATGCCCGAATTCGGGTTTACGGCCTCCACCGAATTCCATAATGCAGAAGCCACACGTAACCCATGGAATACCGACCACTCGGCAGGTGGTTCTTCGGGCGGTTCGGCTGCCTTGGTAGCTGCAGGCGTTGTTCCTTTTGCCCATGCGGCAGATGGTGGTGGTTCCATCCGCATACCTGCCGGTGCCTGCGGATTGGTCGGACTCAAAGCAAGTCGAGGACGCTTGTTGCAAGCCAGTAAGTTTAAGCGCCAACCAGTGGAAATTGCCATTGATGGTGTGGTGAGCCGAAGCGTGAGAGACACGGCAAACTTCTATGCCGAAGCAGAGAAATTCTACAAGAACAAGCGCTTACCAGACATTGGACTGATAAGTGGGCCATCCAGCCGCAAATACAAGATCGGATTCACGGGCAATTCGGTAAAGGATATGAAAGCCGATGCTGCAACGATGCACGGACTAGAGCAGACAGCCAAACTGCTGCAAGCAATGGGGCACGAAGTGGTGCCCTTCGACCTTCCTGTAAAAGACCGTTTTGTAGAGGATTTTGCCAACCTGTGGAGTGTAGGCGGATTCTACTTTGAACGTTATGGGAAAAAGGTATTTGGCGATCATTACGAACCTGCCGAACTTTCTGGACTGACCAAAGGTCTGTCGGAACATTTTCAACAGAACAAGGCCAAGACAGTGGGCTCCATTGTACGATTGCGCAACTCTTTCCGCCAATACCGAAGGATGTTCAATCAATCGGGGTTGGACCTGATTCTCACTCCTACTACGGCACATGTTCCGCCAGCCATCGGCTATCTGAGCATGACTCTGCCCTATGAAGAACTGTTTCAGCGTATTCAGCAATGGGCAAGTTTTACTCCTTACCACAATGCCACAGGTGGCCCTTCTATTTCGGTGCCTGTTCAGCATTATCAAGAAGAAGACCTGCCTATGGGCATGATGCTTTCTGCCAACCTCGGACAAGAGGCTTTGCTACTTGATATCGCTTACCAACTGGAGGCTGCCAATCCGTGGAGGAAGATCACAGATTGACCATTGTTTGAAGCAAAGCTTGCACGAAGTCTTTTGCTTTTATGTGACATAACTCATGATTGCTGCGATTTCGGGAGTCTAACTTTGTGAGTGACTTTTTGAAGGAGAGAGAAAATGAAAACGTACTATCTGGGATTGCTACTGACCATTACCTGTTTTGTAGCCAATGCACAGCAGCCCATCAGCATTGTCCGTACCGACATGCCAAACATCAACGATACGTTCCGTTACAGTATTGTCGATAATCTGTTGGGCCTTATCGACCTCAATGACACGGGGGCTGACATGGTTTGGAACTATTCCACCTTGGGTTCTTTCACGCAACGTGTCGATACGATGGTTGACCCCGTTTTCGGAACACCGTTGGTTTACAACATCACGTTCAGTAACTTTTTCGACATG comes from the Flavobacteriales bacterium genome and includes:
- the proC gene encoding pyrroline-5-carboxylate reductase; this encodes MEEKKIAIIGCGNLGLTIAHGLLDDGFEAENLIATRRNIRSLSELGGKGVVITADNVAAVTQAEVIVLGVKPYNVKPILKEIGASLNEKHIVVCLATGITLSELAEWSGKSLPTFRAMPNTAADVNESMTMICDNGASAEQRNYITSLFDKIGSTLYIDESLMEAATILGACGIAYVLRFMRAMIQGGIEVGFDAKTATAIVSQTMKGASELIIQNGTHPESEIDKVTTPKGCTITGLNEMEHAGFSSALIKGIVASYKKIEK
- a CDS encoding T9SS type A sorting domain-containing protein, producing the protein MKHLLTVFLLAATLSVFGQTHFNLSIEEVSLTDAPGLQSFVVGQYQGKWLLIGGRTDGLHQRQPFASFLASGNNLMAYVVDPVNLQHWSVSLSSLPTAMYEQLQSTNMSFIQRDTVLYIVGGYGYSATAGDHITYGQLTAVNVPTLMFRIMNDGDITGQFRSLSNSNMAVTGGYMGLMDDTFYLVCGQYFEGRYNPMGPNNGPGFIQEYTEAIRKFNITDSGSVLGITNYTETVDSENLHRRDYNMVSQIFPNGDEGFTVFSGVFQPTVDLPWHNTVDVTATGYTVNNNFDQLLNQYHSANLPIYDAVNNEMHTLFFGGISRYHYDVTTGNLIDDQNVPFVKSISLVTRHSDGSMDETQLELQMPGFLGSGAEFIPVENVSFINTEILELNTLQPEQPTLVGYIYGGIESTAENIFFINTGTQSQASGRLFKVFITATETTGVGATEVTANDVFQLEAFPNPATQILNVKVSSAYRTVGTVELLDTAGKLVNSNQLNLQKDHSGTVQFDCSKLKKGNYSVRFSNGAFSTAKQVIIAR
- a CDS encoding PHB depolymerase family esterase — encoded protein: MENDSGVKRIEYFSAALALKIQPMPRFLFAISLFLFSFCANAQDMPEIENFGKNQGKLRLFVHIPENLPEGNVPMVVVLHGCAQDAHGMMRLSGWNKLADEQGFIVAYPEQKGTNNANRCFNWFYGKDTELDQGEVASIHQAVEYMKSNYSVDESRVCITGVSAGAVMAVTAAALYPGDYSGVASYAGGPFGSGNIISGVGSMFGWVDRKPWEWARRVRLANGGYRGQYPKMIVLQGTDDIVCNPKNANEIVEQWTGLQEIDREAEKVEENFQDNQKVKRSSWADTSGTEWIVQYEFKGMGHALAVNVGAGEDQGGSDGLFSVDIGFHSTYWIAKEFGLIRP
- a CDS encoding L,D-transpeptidase; its protein translation is MRFTPLSFSILPHTLIILVLSLGACRDHSTTPSTDGVNEEMVDSSESLETVSVIPIRGIYTEPFPDSVTIKDYFCTMDSLVLRYDSLETYPITEHIIVQANPWIIDSLAATDYYVLKARGIFNNDQRSLAIFRKGDRLLIPDSAYASELKQRLDSVLIDVNVHEYRLRIFLGKDTLYSFPVRVGQNKTKFLQMAGYVMSLQTNLGSGTIVRIERDPAYINPVNGHRYYTTLRDDGRRTNLPQIPFLETELDGIRTGDMIHPTTNPSTLGKAWSNGCIGTREGDAWRIYYHAPLGTRVTVRYDLDVVQPNGDTLHLPNIYDLVKKKALN
- a CDS encoding YegP family protein encodes the protein MSNPKFQVFKGEDDQFYFRLKAANGEIICASQGYSTKQSCLNGIAAIKSVAAAAPIEELD
- a CDS encoding alpha-glucosidase, coding for MRASDIKKIEFYSGTFTFEGKLGSYKVKEHKLKPLNIDPTVIVTDSSLFVGSESAGVTEVTVKVQEGLRYFGGGEQFSNIELTGKKVPFLVEENGIGRGDRPVTRTANLAGVGGHEWSAYCPIPLVISTENAAYLIENDCYSEIDLSVDGELTFILHDNELRLRTFEADSPKELLGKITAVTGRMPELPEWTYGTILGIQGGAERVTQLVKDAKDYGNPVSAIWIQDWVGKKQTNVGSRLRWEWKPDENTYPNFKQFCADMNAQDVKVLGYINPFLLEGTEMTNEALEKGYVVHRMDGSPYLTPFGGFKGYIIDLSNPATREWIKDIIKTNMIGNGLSGWMADFAEYLPFDCKLHSGQDPKDYHNRFAADWAKVNREAVEEAGKLGEVVFFSRSGFTGSSGISTLFWAGDQMVEFGENDGLGSAVTAMLSSGFSGLAINHSDIGGYTAYKFPFVKNYLRDKEVLFRWIEFEAFTPLFRTHESVLPEDVVQTYTDSSTQEFFARFGKIHKELEPYFKQLIKEASETGVPVIRHPWLVYPNDTNCLETNYQFFVGDDLLVIPVTDRGQTSVRGYFPNGKWEHFFTKQVLEGGTWHEVDAPIGTPAVFIRIGSDLF
- a CDS encoding amidase — its product is MNENGKKVHAFRNDALGELDAVGIAQRIKQKEISAKEAVVASMERAQAINPNINAIVTELYDHALSESEKPHDGPFAGVPMFFKDMLMIKGVPAHHGTTANRNMKASTTTDPIVKQIYAQGFINMGMSTMPEFGFTASTEFHNAEATRNPWNTDHSAGGSSGGSAALVAAGVVPFAHAADGGGSIRIPAGACGLVGLKASRGRLLQASKFKRQPVEIAIDGVVSRSVRDTANFYAEAEKFYKNKRLPDIGLISGPSSRKYKIGFTGNSVKDMKADAATMHGLEQTAKLLQAMGHEVVPFDLPVKDRFVEDFANLWSVGGFYFERYGKKVFGDHYEPAELSGLTKGLSEHFQQNKAKTVGSIVRLRNSFRQYRRMFNQSGLDLILTPTTAHVPPAIGYLSMTLPYEELFQRIQQWASFTPYHNATGGPSISVPVQHYQEEDLPMGMMLSANLGQEALLLDIAYQLEAANPWRKITD